One genomic window of Danio rerio strain Tuebingen ecotype United States chromosome 24, GRCz12tu, whole genome shotgun sequence includes the following:
- the vopp1b gene encoding WW domain binding protein VOPP1, protein MRSGGAAAVLLLTLLECVEAKKYCWYSEGGYPLFFICRSYEDCCGTRCCIRALSIQRLWYFWLLLMMGVFFCCSAGFFIRRRMYPSVLSDEPAFNVSFTRQPVSTPVSQQPVMQGFGEPCVGMGASLTPVYSGQSPAAAMMSSYPPPPSYCNHPPPAYDQLFSSAEKKSRSESPQ, encoded by the exons ATGAGGAGCGGCGGAGCGGCGGCGGTGCTGCTGCTGACACTGCTAGAG tgtgtggaAGCTAAGAAGTACTGCTGGTATTCTGAGGGAGGATACCCCCTCTTCTTTAT atgccgCTCATATGAGGACTGCTGTGGAACCCGCTGCTGCATCAGGGCTCTCTCCATACAGAGACTCTGGTACTTCTG GCTGCTGCTGATGATGGGCGTGTTCTTCTGCTGCAGCGCTGGATTCTTCATTCGCAGGCGCATGTATCCGTCAGTGCTGAGCGACGAGCCCGCCTTCAATGTGTCCTTCACCAGACAACCCGTCAGCACACCTg TGTCTCAGCAGCCAGTGATGCAGGGTTTTGGGGAACCCTGCGTTGGGATGGGGGCGTCTCTGACTCCCGTGTACTCCGGCCAGAGCCCTGCGGCGGCCATGATGAGCTCGTACCCTCCACCGCCGTCATACTGCAACCACCCGCCGCCAGCCTATGATCAGCTGTTCAGTAGCGCAGAGAAGAAGAGCCGCAGCGAGTCTCCGCAGTGA